The genomic segment CACAGGAGGACGCTTTTAACTCTATCCGCACCGAGTATTCGGATATGCTGAAAAATCAGCTTAGTAAAGGCAACAACGGGCTTGTGAAGCACAAATACATTACCTTTACCGTTGAAGCCGATAACAAGGCGGCTGCAAAATCAAGACTTTCCCGTATCGAAACCGACGTGTTTAACAATTTCAAGGTGCTTGGCGTAACCGCCCGCCCCTTATCCGGCTATGAACGCTTAAAGGTGCTGCATGGGGTATTCCACCCGGAGGGCGAGCCGTTCTCCTTTTCCTTTGACTGGCTTACCCCGTCGGGGCTGTCTACAAAGGATTTTATCGCCCCGTCCTCTTTCCGTTTTGGCGAGGGCAGATATTTCCGCATGGGGAAGAAAATCGGCGCGGCGAGCTTCCTTGAAATCCTTGCGCCGGAGCTTAACGACCGTATCTTAGCGGATATGTTGGACTTGGAAACAGGCGTTATTGTCAATCTCCACATTAAAAGTATCGACCAGTCGGAAGCAATCAAGACCATTAAGCGCAAAATCACTGACCTTGACAAGATGAAGATTGAGGAACAGAAAAAAGCGGTTAGAAGCGGTTACGATATGGATATAATTCCGTCCGACCTTGCCACCTTTGGAAATGAAGCAAAGAACCTGTTGCAGGATTTACAGAGCCGCAACGAGCGAATGTTTCTTCTCACGTTCCTTGTGGTAAACATGGCAGACACGAAGCGGAAACTGGAAAATGACATTTTCGCGGCGGCGGGCATTGCACAGAAATACAACTGCGCCCTGACCCGTCTTGACTATCAGCAGGAAGCGGGGCTGATGTCCTCTATCCCTTTGGGGGAGAACCTTATCCCGATACAACGGGGACTTACCACATCAAGCACCGCTATTTTTATCCCGTTCATCACGCAGGAGCTATTTCAGACCGGGTCTGCCCTGTATTATGGGCTGAACGCTTTAAGCAACAACATGATACTCTGCGACCGCAAGCAGCTTAAAAACCCGAATGGGCTTATCTTGGGAACACCGGGCAGCGGAAAATCCTTTGCGGCAAAGCGGGAAATCACAAACGCCTTTCTCATTACTGACGATGATATTTTTATCTGCGACCCGGAAGCCGAGTATTTTGCCCTTGTCAAGCGGCTTGGCGGGCAAGTGATACGCTTATCCCCGACCGGGAAAGGCATGGACGGCAAGCCCCAGTATGTGAACCCTATGGATATGAACCTTAATTACAGCGAGGACGACAGCCCCCTTGCACTGAAAAGTGATTTTATCCTGTCCCTCTGCGAGCTTGTCATTGGCGGCAAGGAGGGCTTGCAGCCCGTTGATAAGACCGTCATCGACCGCGCCGTAAGGAATGTGTACCGGGACTACCTTGCTGACCCCGACCCGGCAAAAATGCCTATCTTGGGCGACCTTTACGACGAGCTGTTAAAACAGCCGGAGCCGGAAGCTGCCCGCATTGCAGCGGCATTGGAGCTGTATGTTTCCGGCAGTCTTAACGTATTCAACCACAGAACGAATGTGGAGCTTTCTAACCGCCTTGTCTGCTTTGACATTAAGCAGCTTGGGAAGCAGCTCAAAAAGTTAGGTATGCTCATTGTGCAAGACCAGATATGGAACCGCGTTACCATTAACCGGGCAGAAAAGAAATCTACCCGCTACTATATGGACGAATTTCACTTGCTCTTAAAAGAGGAACAGACCGCCGCTTACAGTGTGGAGATTTGGAAGCGTTTTAGAAAATGGGGAGGCATACCCACAGCTATCACGCAGAACATTAAGGACTTGCTTGCTTCCCGCGAGGTGGAAAATATCTTTGAAAACTCTGATTTTGTCCTCATGCTCAATCAGGCACAGGGCGACCGGGCTATCCTTGCAAAGCAGTTAAATATCAGCCCACAGCAGATGAAGTATGTAACCCACACCGAAGCAGGCGAGGGACTTATCTTTTATGGGAATGTGGTGCTTCCCTTTGTAGACCATTTCCCGAAAGATACCGAGCTTTACCGCATTATGACGACGAAGCCGGAGGAAGTGAGCAGCCTATGAAACAGTTAAAACCACGCGATAAAATCACGCAGAAAATGACCCGCGACGGTGCGGTGGAAATCAATGAAACACAGCAGACTGCCGAGCGTATCAGCAGCCGGGAAGCAGACAGCGACTTTTCACAGCCGGACACCGCTACCGCAGAGCGTGTCATGGAACACCTTGACGCAGCCCATACCCGAAAGGCAAGCAAAAAGGCAGTCAAGAAAGCACAGGAAGCGGCTGTTTTGCGTACTTCCACTTCACGCTTGCAGTTTACCGACGAGGAACGGGAAACGCCAAAACTGCAACCCTACATCAAAAAATCGGAAAAAGCAGCCGACAAACTGGACGCAGCAAAGGCAGCTCTCCCGAAGCAGAAGAAACTTGTAAAAGAGCGCACCTTTGAGGAAACCACCGGAAAGGCAAAGACCCGTTTACGCTTTGAAGAACAGGAAAAGCCGATACCCGGCGGCAAAGCCCACAGTAACCCGTTATCCCACCCCGCGCAGGAAGCGGGTATTTTTGTTCACAACAAAATCCATAGCGTCGAGAAAGATAATTCCGGTGTGGAGGG from the Blautia wexlerae DSM 19850 genome contains:
- a CDS encoding VirB4-like conjugal transfer ATPase, CD1110 family, whose amino-acid sequence is MSKGQTKKTREAAGNRRKLTRAEKKQIAEAIRKAKGDGKARTAQQTIPYLAMYPDGICKVTEKRYSKCVVFEDINYQLAQADDKTAIFENWCDFLNYFDASVSVQLSFINQGTQREQAEKAITIPAQEDAFNSIRTEYSDMLKNQLSKGNNGLVKHKYITFTVEADNKAAAKSRLSRIETDVFNNFKVLGVTARPLSGYERLKVLHGVFHPEGEPFSFSFDWLTPSGLSTKDFIAPSSFRFGEGRYFRMGKKIGAASFLEILAPELNDRILADMLDLETGVIVNLHIKSIDQSEAIKTIKRKITDLDKMKIEEQKKAVRSGYDMDIIPSDLATFGNEAKNLLQDLQSRNERMFLLTFLVVNMADTKRKLENDIFAAAGIAQKYNCALTRLDYQQEAGLMSSIPLGENLIPIQRGLTTSSTAIFIPFITQELFQTGSALYYGLNALSNNMILCDRKQLKNPNGLILGTPGSGKSFAAKREITNAFLITDDDIFICDPEAEYFALVKRLGGQVIRLSPTGKGMDGKPQYVNPMDMNLNYSEDDSPLALKSDFILSLCELVIGGKEGLQPVDKTVIDRAVRNVYRDYLADPDPAKMPILGDLYDELLKQPEPEAARIAAALELYVSGSLNVFNHRTNVELSNRLVCFDIKQLGKQLKKLGMLIVQDQIWNRVTINRAEKKSTRYYMDEFHLLLKEEQTAAYSVEIWKRFRKWGGIPTAITQNIKDLLASREVENIFENSDFVLMLNQAQGDRAILAKQLNISPQQMKYVTHTEAGEGLIFYGNVVLPFVDHFPKDTELYRIMTTKPEEVSSL